From the Hordeum vulgare subsp. vulgare chromosome 1H, MorexV3_pseudomolecules_assembly, whole genome shotgun sequence genome, the window GTGCCCGGGAGGGATCAGTCCTGCCTATCGTCaccggccgccgagatggtccCATCACAGGTTGCTTGTTTCCAGTCGTTGCTCATGGCAAAGTTACAAGTCCTGCCTGTTCAGAACATGTCCCATCGAGAAGGGCATTTCGTTATCTGCTGGCTAAGCTAGCGTTGTTTGCATCGGTATGCAGGATGTTCAGCCGTACAAGTATGCGGGCAACAATATTGAGATGCACGGCATGAATATATTCAAGGTGATCGATTACTTTTTCCTATACTTGCTACTTGTTCCAGCTTATTTTTGACCATTGCGGCTAAACGGTGTAAGGATTTATGGACTTGTGATTTAATCGTACTGGCCATTTTATGTGGTAGGCTTATAATTGGTGATTTTTGTTGGGGTTGAGTCATTGTCCTGCTGTCTCTCTCTCACGCTCGAACGACAAGAAAGAAGGAGGAATGAGGCAGTGGACAACAAGGTATACCCGGCGCACGAACGCCGCCGGCTGCACGAACAACCACTTTCTTCTACTCAAGCACGAACTCAAGCACCGCAGACTACAACCAGTACACGAAGGGCCTTTTATACCCAAGCTACACACATCAGGCTAGCGATCACATGCAACCACCCACGTACTGAATTGGCTTGCCGCTGCACTCGGCCACCATTAACAGCACTACTCACACGAGCTAACTAACTCACCCATGCATGCAACTAACGCAGTGCCCATGCAACGCCCGCCCCGCACTCCTCAGCTCCCGCGCCCGTCGCGCGCACGCACGCCAACGGGACGCGACTGGTTCCAGCGCCCGGCACGGCCACACCCGGCGCATCCGTCTAACCAACTCACACACACTCGCCACGAGCCTGACGCGTCCCGTACGCGCATGCACGCGCACCCGACGCAGTCGCCGTGGCTTATTGCCAACACACAACCTAAGCCACGACTCAGAGGAGCCCGTCGTCCTCGACTCCGACGACGTCCGCCAGCAGCGCGCGTTCCGCCGCCGGCTCCTTCCGCAGCTTGGAGCAGTCCCTCTTGAAGTGTCCGCGCACGCCGCACTTGTAGCAGCGTCCACGGCGGTTCCCGCCGATGCTCGATGCCACGCTCTTGCCGTCGTCGTCATCCCAAGCACCGCCATGTCGACGCTCCCGCGCTGCCCACTGCGCCGCCGTCATGAGCAGCTGCTGACCCCGCGCTCACCATCGTCTTGTCCACGAGCCGAACCCGCTCGTCGAACGCGAGCAGCCGCCCGAGCGCCTCGTCGAACGCCATGGTCGCCGTGTCACAGAACTGCTCGATGCCGGCGACGACGGGGAACAACCGATCCGGGACGGTGTCCAGCAGCTTCTTCACAAGCACCGCATCGCCCAGCGTCTCCCCTAGGCTCGCGAACCGCGTCGTCATCCCTGCCAGCCTCCCGGCGTACGCGTCCAACGCCTCGCCGTCCGCCATCTCCAAGCGGTCAAAGTCCCCGCGCAGCGTCGCCAACCTCGCCGCGCGGACACGATCGGCGCCGACGAACCTCACCTTCAAGGAGTCCCATACCTCCTTGGCGGTGAGCTTCGTCGCCACCTGCAGCAGCACATCCTCCGGCAGCGCTCCAAGGAGCATTGCGCGCGCCGCCTTGTCCTTCTTGGCGTTCACCGCCGCGTCGCccggcgccaccgcctcccacACGGTGTGGACGTCGAGAATCGCCTGCGCCTTGATCGCCCACACCGTGTAGTTGTCCGGCGTGAGCATCGGCATCGCCATTGACACCGATCCGCCCGCGCCTCCGCCATGTGGTACGATCGCCattgccgccggcgagctcccgaaCCGAAGCTCTGATGCCAAATGTTGGGGTTGAGTCATTGTCCttgctgtctctctctctcacgctcgAACGACAAGAAAGAAGGAGGAATGAGGCAGTGGACAACAAGGTATACCCGGCGCACGAACGCCGCCGGCTGCACGAACAGCCGCTTTCTTCTACTCAAGCACGAACTCAAGCACCACAGACTACAACCAGTACACGAAGGGCCTTTTATACCCAAGCTACACACATCAGGCTAGCGATCACATGCAAGCACCCACGTACTGAATTGGCTTGCCGCTGCACTCGGCCACCACTAACAGCACTACTCACACGAGCTAACTAACTCACCCATGCATGCAACTAACGCAGTGCCCACGCAACGCCCGCCCCGCACTCCTCAGCTCCCGCGCCCGTCGCGCACGCACGCCAACGGGACGCGACTGGTTCCAGCGCCCGGCACGGCCACACCCGGCGCATCCGTCTAACCAACTCACACACACTCGCCATGAGCCTGACGCGTCCCGTACGCGCACGCACGCGCACCGGACGCAGTCGCCGTGGCTTATTGCCAAcaattttctgtttttaaacTTGTTTTAGGGGAAGTTCAGTGTTGTTGATATTGTGGGACTATCTAGATCAGATCTTGCAGCTACAAAAGGCCAAGGCAAGAGTAATAGCCCTACCAGTTATATCATTGTATTAACGagtatgtagaagttaatcatgttgtttctttaggattaggaaagaaagccaaaccgagtcctagtagtaataAGATTCCTAGTCCTAttctattttcatagtcccttgtggacgtgtataaaagacaccctaggggtgttgattgtaacaccagaaaaacgaaaagcaatacaaagcaaaggctcgacacgggcctttagccatcaaatccatcgatcagttttagtcgtgtcgctagttacgcaagttccgtcaagtagccggccgaagcaagaatcccgTAGGCACgcgtgtacagctgcatacgcacgttcaaaagccagcaGAGTACTTGGAAAGGCGAGGATCTGGATTTATCTTTTGCACTAGGGCCCTTGAAATGCTGTCAGAGTTCACTTGAGCTAGTAAATATTCTCAAGAATGAGATCTGTGATGGGCTACTGGCATTCAGAAGCAAACGTGTTTTAGAGGTACTACTCTACCTTCAGTCTATGTAATTTCTGATAATGCTATGCTCCTATGCTTGATTGTTTATTACTGCCCTTCCTTAAACTGATCCCTTATACGAAAGACTGAAACACATGTTATTTGAGGAAAAGCCTCTTGCATCGAAGCTACTTCTTTTGGCTGGGCCTGCTCTTTAGGCCCCTCAGATGCTAAACACGTGTATGGGCGTTTGAATCTTTGATTAATGTGTGGTTCTTCTGGTAAACTGTTTCAGTTATATATTTATCTGATGCAGCTGAGCTGCGGGTATGGGCTTCCTGGGATATTTTCTTGCCTGAAGGTACTGATCCTTGTTTTctctttatttattatttcaacAAAGTAACCTCAGATTTCACTTACCATCAGTCTCCCATGTCATTTACCATGGTGGCATGGTGACATATCTATCTGGTATATTACTGTTCATTATTGTTGTGTCCATGTACTTTCTAGGTCAGTGCTTTTTCGGCCGGATCTCGTTGACTCAGTCCAGATCTCGTTGGGTTCATTATTTACCATGATGGAGGGAGAGTCAAGTCAACTCAGTCCAGATCTCGTTGGGTTCATTTATATGCGACTTCGTCTGGCTAGCAACGAAGCCATTCATCTCACAAGCCTCATCCCCATTTCGTTGTTCCCTTCCCAGCATCTACCCCAAGTGTTGGATCTTCTCCAGGTTAGTGCTTTTTCTTCTATTACGAACCTTGTTGTTTTTCAGATGATCCTAGCACAGCCCTGTTCAGTGGCGAAGCCAGCAATTGGCAAGCTTTGGCTGCTGCCATACGTAATTAACACCTGTCATGTATACTAGGTCTATATGAtacttcattgatgatttgagcTGAGATACATTTGCTAGTTACCACTGCCACACCATAAAATTGTGCCTGCATCCGCCACTGGCCCTGTTTATAGTTTAGTTAAAACAAATATGTTATGGCTTTACGCATGTTTTTCCTTAATTAAAAAGGTACACATGTTTCTGTAAAACAATATGTTATAAGCTATGGATTTCTGTGAGGCGTTTCCGCACAGATAGTAGATTTTATTTCCATTGTTTTGATAAATCCATGTCTTGCAGCAGCTCACATCCAAcacttctcagggacttagtttaTGACTGATCTACATCACATGGACTGATCTACATGACATCACCTTGCCTACATCTACTGATCTACATGACATGCCCATGTCGATGCCACGCCCCTTTGCTTAATGCTTAGCCTAATTGAAGCCAGCGTATCGTACTTAATAGTACTAGTATAACACTGCAAGCAAGTACCATACTTAATAGTAGAAAATTTTGTTTCGAGAGTTAACACTGCAAGCAAGTACTGGTCCGTGCTTAATAGTACTAGTATAACAGTACATTCAGTTTTAGTGCTGTAAAATTACTACAACTCTGCAATTATAAGTTTATGACTGCTTCACAGCTCACATAATATCACCTGTTTCTATCTTGGAATCATAGGGATTGTTTTCAAAGATTCAGTTTAGCTTTCTAACATGTGCCTTCAGATCGATTTGAACCAAAAATTAGCATAACACTCATGAACTGTGAGCCTGTAGTGGATGGTATGTTTGATTTTCTTTCGAGTTGATGTGAGATGAATTAAAAATGTCACCATGTAGAGAATTAGAGAAAGCATATGAAAGTATTTTTGCCTGGTACGTGGAAAACCATTACTTGTACAGATGTATGATTAGTAGTTTTGTCATGTTTCCACTCCCTACATTTTTCAATATGCTGGAGAATGAAACTTCTTTTTAGTCTAATTGCTATTATCACTGTGGAGCTTCAAAAACATGGTATGGGATTTGAGGAAAAGCTGCTGCAGATTTTGGGAAAGTGGTATGTGAGCATGTATATGACCATGAAAGTTTTTCAGGTGAACGGGAAACTGCAGCATTTGATATCCTTTTGGGGAAAGGCTACAATGGACCCTCCAAATATTCTCTGCTTACTGCACATTTCATTTTTGTAGAGATTATGCCTGAAGCACCGGGTGTTTGAAATATCTCAAGCTGATCTTCAGAACGATGAGGACCAGGCCTACAGGAAGATTATGCCTGAACCATTTGTCGTTTCTCCTTTGGCCCCGTCTATTCTTGTCCCATCTCTTTGCTACACACTTTTTTAGATTGCAAGTTTCTGCATGTACTAGTGTTGGCTATTATAAGGAAATTGCTTGTTCGCATCGTTTAGAGAACGCTAGTTGGTACTTTTACCCAAACCGAATGTTTCTGAACTTTTTCTGTGGTTGTGTTCAATCTATCCCATGACTATAAAAAAATGTAGCACGCCGAAACACAGTAAGAGGATGTGATAAGAAAATTGTTCAGTTGTTTTCTGCTCGTACAATTTATGCCCAGTTTCTTCTATTTATCTTGTGATAATGTGACTTGGAAAGTATAAATGTTATCATTTCCTTTTAATTCAACATTCAAGTCATCCTTCCTTGCAGATAACGGAAACCTCCATAGGTCAAGCACTATGCCGGGGGTGGTCAAGGATACTGAGATAACTACTGAAACTACGGGTCCATCAAATCTAGAAAGGTCAAAAACTGAGAGGCGCAAACAAAGTAACCCAGCTGATGATCCTGCTAAACAGTTATTGGATGATAAGATTTCCATAAGGAAAAACGTGTGTATACCTGGCCCTCTTATCTTCCTTGGTATGATGAAATGTAGCTTCTTCTTGACGCGGTCCATGTGCTGGTTATGTAAATGTAGGAGGTATTGAATTGTTAATTATGTTAGCTTCTGTATGAACATTGTCATTAATATGTTTGGGAGATAGTTTTTATATGTAATTACATCTCTATAGAAGTTGGAGCTAATGAAATTGCAAGTGCTTTAGTGGGTTGGAACAACATAGTATATACAAATTTGTAAGTTTTGACATACTGCAGTGCATTGCATGGAAGCTTGAAACATGGCTAGATTTACTAATTTGTGTCTGGTGCTGGATTTTTCTCTCTTCTAATCTTCTGCAAATTTAACTTCACACAGCTCAAAATGTTAAATCGAATAGCTACAGTGAAGGATAATCGAACTGTGGTTGTTAATGTACCAAGTACACTAGAAGCGACTCCAATTGACGTTGGAGCAGTGGATGGCTATGCGGATGTTGTAGTTGAACAATCATTTTGTAGTCAGCCGCTCATCTCTTAACTAGCATCAGTGATTCAAGGCCTAGGGGTGTTCCACGATGGGCAACCTTGTCAGTTCAGTCTAGTGTAAGATTTATATATGTGGAAACATCAGAGACCTTGACTCGCAGTTTGCAAACATGTCTTTGAAACACAAGGATATATTGTTAACTATGATATCATGATAATCTTTTGATCGAATATTTTTAATACACATATGAGATTTTAACAACTTGATCTGGTTCCACTTTCTTGACAAATTTGTGCAAAATGTTTTCAGGTACTCAACCTATTGATGCACATGGACATGATGACTCTCTAGCGTTTATGGACCAACCAACCTGTAATCATGGACCTTATTGTCTTGTAGACCATTTGGTGTTTCGAGTGTTTTGGTGCTTGCATTTTGTGCATGTAGATACAAACTTGTGTGTTCTGGACCATCTGAAGTCTCTCATAGTAACCAATAGTCCTTATCTTTTTgtgacttgtgtgttctagatgattgttaagatggtcaaaactatgcttcctctaggttaatttgtttgtcaacttgcgttcaatgtatgtgcatgtttataaacatattttcatcatggtgtaatatgtgtttatcttgaaccttcttgtgggtgtgaggataataattgaatatttttagagctgATAGTATAACatgtggcgcaccatgagctatactaatggcacacctgggatgcatactaatggcgcacctgggaggcatactaatggcgcatctgggaggcatactaatggcgcaccatgagctatactaatggcgcactgcctggtgcgccattagtaaaaaattctaatggcgtgatgctagtggcgcatctATAGTGcgacattagtagccaaaacaggtgcaccactagcaggccttttcttaGTAATGAGTGGTCCTTCAAATGTAACTCTTTGGTCTGTTGGTCCTGCTCACTTATATCAAAGACAAGATTGAATGAGTATATGTGTGGTACTAATAGTCAATCAGCTTTCACAAagaaaaaatcagaattttttttTACCAGAATATAGGACGAACATCCTCTTTGACACGGAAAACATTAGTTGGTGGCCTCCAAGGTAATGTTCTTGAAATCTTGGATTCCTCTATTAATCCAAGATTCTGGAGAAACAATAGTTAGCTGTTAGAAACTCGTCAGAGCAAAAAATTAAACCAAGCAAGACAAGGAAATCACCATCAGAATTGCTAAAGCGGTCTTTTCCATGTTTAGTGTGTAAAGGTGCAAAGTCTTGAGGCGCGAGAgttttggatagcaatatgcagtttctatatatgttctattggatagttaattgagagtttcttcatcaattcataggatatgaaaattgcataggatcgatagcaatatgttccattttggaatcctataaa encodes:
- the LOC123395528 gene encoding probable methylenetetrahydrofolate reductase, which codes for MEKTALAILMNLGLIEESKISRTLPWRPPTNVFRVKEDVRPIFWTNRPKSYISRTLPWRPPTNVFRVKEDVRPIFCEQDQQTKELHLKDHSLLRKGLLVKIRREKNPAPDTN
- the LOC123445109 gene encoding uncharacterized protein LOC123445109; the encoded protein is MRLPSPSLLLQCLTGLLSHEKAAAHCIDIVPGRDQSCLSSPAAEMVPSQDVQPYKYAGNNIEMHGMNIFKGKFSVVDIVGLSRSDLAATKGQGKSNSPTSYIIVLTSITWKGEDLDLSFALGPLKCCQSSLELVNILKNEICDGLLAFRSKRVLELYIYLMQLSCGYGLPGIFSCLKVSAFSAGSR